From the genome of Leptotrichia sp. HSP-342:
AAGGAGATTTTGTAATTCCAGCTGATGCAGTAACTTATGAAACTTTAAATTTTATAATTAATGAGGCACGTGGGCTTATGTGTGTCCCAATGTCTAAAAAACGTGCAGAAGAGCTTGAACTAAATCCAATGGTTCAGCACAATACTGATTATTACGGAACTGCTTTTACAGTATCAGTTGACGCGCTGGAAGGTACAACTACTGGAATTTCTGCAGGTGATAGACTAAAAACAATAAAAGACTTGGCAAATCCTCTAAAAACCGCAAAAGACTTTAGAAAACCAGGACATATATTTCCGCTAATCGCACGTGAAGGTGGCGTTCTTGAAAGAAAAGGACATACTGAGGCTGCTGTTGAATTATCTAAACTTGCTGGATTTTCTGATATAGGTGTAATTATGGAAATTTTAAGAGAAGATGGGGAAATGGCTCGTCGAAATGATTTGTTTGAATTTTGCCAAAAACATAATTTAAAATTAATTACAATTGATGATTTAATTGTTTACATAAAAAAAAACGAAATATTAGTTAAAAACGAAGCAGTTGTTGATATTCCAACACAATTTGGAAACTTTACTTTTGCAGGTTATAGTGACAAAATTGAACATAAAGAATATATTGCTGTTATGAAAGGGGAAATAAAGAATAAAGAAAATGTCACTGTCAGACTTCACTCTGAATGCCTGACCGGTGATGTTTTTGGTTCAAGACGGTGTGATTGTCAAGAACAGCTTCATAGAGCCTTATATGAACTGGAAGAAAGTGAAGAAGGTCTTTTAATCTATCTACGTCAAGAAGGACGTGGAATTGGTATTTTGAATAAATTAAAGGCATATAAGCTTCAGGATGAAGGCTATGATACTGTTGAAGCAAATCATAAATTGGGATTTTCTGATGATTTAAGAGATTATGCTGTAGCAGCACAGATTATAAAGGATTTAGGAATAAAATCAATTATTTTAAAAACTAATAATCCAAAAAAAATTGAAGGACTCGAAAAATACGGGATTAAAGTTGCTGGACGTACAGAAATTGAAATTACTGCAAATGATGTGGATAAAAGTTATTTAAAGGTAAAAAAAGAAAAAATGGGACATTTATTGAAACAAAATTTATAGAAAATTGATTCAA
Proteins encoded in this window:
- a CDS encoding bifunctional 3,4-dihydroxy-2-butanone-4-phosphate synthase/GTP cyclohydrolase II, which produces MSEKKMNFDSIEAAIEDLKNGIPVVVVDDEERENEGDFVIPADAVTYETLNFIINEARGLMCVPMSKKRAEELELNPMVQHNTDYYGTAFTVSVDALEGTTTGISAGDRLKTIKDLANPLKTAKDFRKPGHIFPLIAREGGVLERKGHTEAAVELSKLAGFSDIGVIMEILREDGEMARRNDLFEFCQKHNLKLITIDDLIVYIKKNEILVKNEAVVDIPTQFGNFTFAGYSDKIEHKEYIAVMKGEIKNKENVTVRLHSECLTGDVFGSRRCDCQEQLHRALYELEESEEGLLIYLRQEGRGIGILNKLKAYKLQDEGYDTVEANHKLGFSDDLRDYAVAAQIIKDLGIKSIILKTNNPKKIEGLEKYGIKVAGRTEIEITANDVDKSYLKVKKEKMGHLLKQNL